A single window of Maribacter algicola DNA harbors:
- a CDS encoding NADH:ubiquinone reductase (Na(+)-transporting) subunit B, which produces MSLKSKMHELKLKYQGKKMAPAFNAFHTFLFTPNETTHGGTHVKAADDLKRTMNTVIMALVPVLIFSMFNAGYQHFAAIDAANGTPRSLSLFENFLTWDNFWIGILKVLPLVIVSYGVGLIVEFIFAVIKGHEVEEGYLVTGMLVPLIVPVDTPLWMLAVAVVFGVVIGKEVFGGTGMNILNPALTIRAFLFFAYPTWMSGDKVWVHGAVERAGGPDAISGETILGSLAQNADISYSVSDMFFGFIPGSVGETSTLLILIGGLFLVFSKIASWRIMLSAIIGSLVMGFIFNQVVEFGWITETSKFYGLMSFDFWKHLIVGGLAFGIVYMATDPVTGSQTNRGKWIYGFFIGFISVMIRVFNPAYPEGVFLAILLMNVFAPTIDHYVVKANINRRMKRFKNAVVLPKDTDGKAEELKVETV; this is translated from the coding sequence ATGAGCTTAAAAAGTAAAATGCATGAGTTAAAACTGAAGTATCAGGGTAAAAAGATGGCGCCTGCCTTCAATGCCTTCCATACATTCTTGTTTACTCCTAATGAAACCACACATGGCGGCACGCACGTAAAGGCGGCCGATGATTTGAAGAGAACCATGAACACGGTCATCATGGCACTTGTACCCGTGCTTATTTTTTCCATGTTCAATGCGGGATACCAACACTTTGCCGCCATTGATGCGGCAAATGGAACACCTCGCAGTTTGTCTTTGTTCGAAAACTTTTTGACATGGGATAATTTTTGGATTGGTATACTTAAGGTCTTACCCTTGGTAATCGTATCCTATGGTGTGGGCCTTATTGTTGAGTTTATATTTGCTGTTATAAAAGGCCATGAAGTAGAAGAGGGATACTTGGTAACGGGAATGTTGGTTCCTTTGATCGTTCCTGTGGATACCCCACTATGGATGTTGGCCGTTGCCGTTGTTTTTGGGGTGGTAATCGGTAAGGAAGTATTTGGCGGTACAGGGATGAATATTTTGAATCCAGCACTTACAATACGGGCCTTTCTATTTTTTGCCTACCCTACATGGATGAGTGGTGACAAGGTCTGGGTACACGGTGCCGTGGAAAGGGCCGGTGGCCCCGATGCCATATCCGGCGAGACCATTCTGGGGTCTTTGGCCCAAAATGCGGATATAAGTTATTCCGTCTCGGACATGTTCTTTGGTTTTATTCCTGGTTCAGTGGGAGAAACTTCTACGCTTTTGATTTTGATCGGAGGACTCTTTTTGGTTTTTAGTAAGATTGCCAGTTGGAGGATAATGTTGAGTGCCATAATCGGTTCCTTGGTCATGGGATTCATTTTTAACCAAGTTGTAGAATTTGGTTGGATAACCGAGACCAGTAAATTTTATGGCTTGATGAGTTTTGATTTTTGGAAACACCTAATTGTTGGTGGTTTGGCATTTGGTATTGTCTATATGGCGACCGATCCCGTAACGGGTTCGCAGACCAATAGGGGAAAATGGATTTACGGCTTCTTTATCGGTTTTATTTCGGTAATGATAAGGGTTTTCAATCCCGCTTATCCAGAGGGAGTTTTCTTGGCGATACTTTTGATGAACGTATTCGCTCCTACCATTGATCATTATGTGGTGAAAGCCAACATAAATAGGAGAATGAAAAGATTTAAGAACGCCGTTGTGCTCCCAAAGGATACGGACGGTAAGGCTGAAGAACTAAAAGTAGAAACGGTTTAA
- a CDS encoding Na(+)-translocating NADH-quinone reductase subunit A, whose translation MSKDIRIKKGLDINLVGAAELSTSKAVLSNVYTINLNDFHGITPKMLLKEGAEVKAGEPLFYNKGNEEMLFVSPVSGELVEIERGARRRILKVKILADKNQEVVEHKKMDLEKASGQDIKAALLKSGCWPFVKQRPYDVIADPKTTPKAIFISGYATAPLAADFDYVLKGKEEELQAAISALAKLTPGKIHVSVGASGNSPLAGLKGIELHKVSGPHPAGLVGTQINKIDPINKGELVWTVSPHDLVIIGEYFLTGKFNAERIVALAGSSVKSPKYYTTKIGAEISTFLYASGVNEENFRVINGDVLTGLKSGPDGHLGFYNNAVTVIPEGDDYELFGWNKPIFNKVSTTRALTFSWLQPKKKYDLTTNTNGEHRAFVVTGQYEEVFPMDIYPLQLLKACMVQDLDEMEQLGLYEVAPEDFSLTEFICISKQPHQKIIREGLDLLQKEIG comes from the coding sequence ATGTCAAAGGACATTCGAATTAAAAAAGGACTGGATATCAATTTGGTAGGAGCTGCCGAATTGTCTACTTCAAAAGCGGTCCTGAGCAATGTTTACACAATCAATCTTAATGATTTTCACGGAATAACTCCAAAGATGTTATTGAAGGAAGGGGCCGAGGTAAAAGCTGGGGAACCCTTGTTCTACAATAAAGGTAATGAGGAGATGCTGTTCGTTTCCCCTGTTAGTGGGGAATTGGTTGAAATAGAAAGGGGCGCACGAAGAAGAATCCTCAAGGTAAAGATTCTGGCCGATAAGAACCAAGAGGTGGTCGAGCACAAAAAGATGGATTTGGAAAAGGCATCAGGGCAGGATATCAAGGCCGCTCTTTTGAAATCTGGATGCTGGCCTTTCGTTAAGCAACGTCCCTATGACGTAATTGCCGATCCCAAGACAACGCCCAAGGCAATTTTTATTTCAGGCTATGCAACAGCTCCCTTGGCGGCCGATTTTGATTATGTGTTAAAGGGAAAGGAAGAAGAATTGCAGGCGGCCATATCCGCTTTGGCCAAACTTACCCCAGGAAAAATTCATGTTTCCGTGGGTGCTTCGGGGAACTCTCCATTGGCCGGTCTAAAAGGTATCGAGCTGCACAAGGTTTCTGGTCCACATCCTGCGGGATTGGTCGGAACACAGATAAATAAAATTGACCCTATCAATAAAGGTGAGTTGGTATGGACCGTATCCCCTCATGATTTGGTCATCATCGGGGAATATTTCTTGACTGGAAAGTTCAATGCTGAAAGAATCGTGGCCTTGGCTGGTTCATCCGTTAAATCCCCTAAATACTACACTACCAAAATAGGTGCTGAAATTTCTACTTTTTTATATGCCAGCGGTGTAAACGAAGAAAACTTCAGGGTCATTAACGGCGATGTTCTTACGGGATTAAAAAGCGGGCCTGACGGGCATTTGGGATTCTATAACAATGCTGTAACGGTTATCCCGGAAGGGGATGATTATGAATTATTTGGATGGAACAAACCCATTTTCAATAAAGTTTCAACAACTAGAGCATTGACTTTTTCATGGTTGCAACCCAAGAAGAAGTACGACTTGACCACGAACACCAATGGCGAACACAGGGCATTTGTGGTAACTGGGCAGTATGAGGAGGTTTTTCCAATGGATATTTACCCATTACAGCTTTTAAAGGCCTGTATGGTTCAGGACTTGGATGAAATGGAACAATTAGGACTTTATGAAGTGGCACCTGAGGATTTTTCTTTAACTGAATTTATTTGTATTTCCAAACAACCCCATCAAAAAATCATTCGTGAAGGATTGGATTTATTGCAAAAAGAAATAGGATAA
- a CDS encoding type IX secretion system plug protein — MRLFLKQISLSILCLQSMIGQVQKEKNPPDHIKSIVFRGPTDDQFPVVQIGETIKLEFDDLLANEQDYYYKIIHCDYDWTPSDLLKSQYLDGIDNQRIINYENSYTTLETYSNYQLTIPNENVRLKVTGNFLIEIYNNSYELQFSRRFIVYKDIVKVGAEVKRSRDFNFLNEKQVVHFRINPGNFQLVNPKQEVKVALIQNNHWDNAIYDIKPQFTLGSELVYRYDQETAFFGGNEYLLFDTSDLRAPSSQIARIEMGDLYNHYLFSDDFRANEPYTYFPDINGDFVIRTLQGDDASREAEYTKVHFSLPYTEVLGLDDVYIFGKFNNYDLSEENKMLYNPETGMMEATLVLKQGFYNYKYVTKNDAGEINLNIVGGNFHFTENNYLILVYYRNFGDLYDSIIGVGSTNSRTISN, encoded by the coding sequence ATGCGATTATTCCTTAAACAAATATCGTTAAGTATACTTTGCCTACAAAGTATGATTGGCCAGGTCCAAAAAGAAAAAAACCCGCCCGACCATATTAAGTCCATCGTATTCAGGGGGCCTACGGACGATCAATTCCCAGTGGTACAGATTGGTGAAACCATTAAGCTGGAATTTGACGACCTCTTGGCAAATGAACAGGATTACTATTATAAGATTATTCACTGTGATTATGACTGGACTCCTTCGGACCTGCTAAAATCCCAATACTTGGATGGTATAGATAACCAACGTATCATTAATTACGAGAATAGTTACACTACTTTGGAGACCTATTCCAATTACCAGCTCACCATCCCGAACGAAAATGTGCGCCTCAAGGTAACCGGTAACTTTCTAATTGAAATTTATAACAACAGTTACGAACTCCAATTCTCAAGAAGGTTTATCGTATATAAGGATATTGTAAAAGTAGGTGCAGAGGTGAAGCGTTCGCGGGATTTTAATTTTCTGAACGAAAAGCAAGTGGTTCACTTTAGAATCAATCCGGGTAATTTTCAATTGGTAAATCCCAAACAAGAGGTGAAAGTGGCCTTAATTCAGAACAATCATTGGGACAATGCCATCTATGATATAAAACCACAATTTACTTTGGGATCGGAATTGGTCTATAGATATGACCAAGAAACCGCATTCTTTGGAGGTAATGAGTATTTATTGTTCGACACCAGTGATTTGCGCGCACCCAGTTCACAAATTGCAAGAATAGAAATGGGAGATCTTTACAATCATTACCTTTTTAGTGATGATTTTAGGGCCAATGAGCCCTACACCTATTTTCCTGATATTAATGGCGACTTTGTCATTAGGACCTTGCAAGGTGATGATGCCTCTAGGGAAGCAGAATACACCAAAGTCCATTTTAGCCTCCCGTACACGGAAGTCCTGGGACTTGATGATGTCTATATTTTTGGGAAATTCAACAACTATGACCTATCCGAAGAAAACAAAATGTTATATAATCCGGAGACAGGAATGATGGAGGCCACCTTGGTACTAAAACAAGGATTTTACAATTATAAATACGTTACCAAAAACGATGCCGGGGAAATAAATTTGAATATTGTGGGCGGTAATTTCCATTTTACGGAAAACAATTATTTGATCTTGGTATATTACAGAAATTTTGGAGACCTTTACGATAGTATTATAGGAGTGGGCTCAACAAATTCCAGAACCATCAGCAACTGA
- a CDS encoding DUF3667 domain-containing protein produces METKPSVNTKGRYQLRYRGVECLNCGHPLDISDKYCPNCSQANSTKKLTLKDFFEEFFSNIISYDSKLFRTLGSLLLRPGRITKAYISGRRVSYTNPFRFLLSLAIIYFLLVGFSSNFERLNRFGSESNQLPINFGSTLMEEFDFGEAEKDTEQMLAQLDSLELKELISEQMRIKDSIILADPKKQIEAASEKSLLGSLFRKREIFSTLIQKDTLYVFDDAREKYSLEGNWHNNVSFNMAQSLIRVKRQPGAYLSSVFSKLPFTTFFFLPVFSIFIWLAYIRKKHTYTDHLIFSFHNQSLFFILLIISYLIDSVFGIATNGIFILIFAVYLYKAMRNFYDQGRFKTIVKYIFLNTIFVILAFVGAALLFAGSMFTY; encoded by the coding sequence ATGGAGACCAAACCAAGTGTTAATACTAAAGGCCGATATCAACTGCGATATAGGGGGGTAGAATGCCTGAACTGTGGTCACCCATTGGATATTAGTGACAAGTACTGCCCAAATTGTTCACAGGCCAACAGTACCAAAAAGCTGACACTAAAGGATTTTTTCGAGGAATTTTTTTCCAATATTATTTCCTACGATTCCAAATTGTTCAGAACCCTTGGGTCACTCCTATTGCGCCCTGGTAGGATTACCAAAGCATATATCTCTGGGCGACGTGTTTCCTATACAAACCCCTTTAGGTTTCTTCTGAGCTTGGCCATCATTTACTTTCTTTTGGTTGGTTTTTCCAGCAATTTTGAACGATTAAATCGATTTGGCTCTGAGTCCAATCAACTCCCTATCAATTTTGGAAGCACTCTTATGGAAGAGTTTGATTTTGGGGAAGCAGAGAAGGACACGGAACAAATGTTGGCCCAATTGGACTCCTTGGAACTCAAAGAGCTCATTTCCGAACAAATGCGGATTAAGGATTCCATTATCCTTGCCGACCCAAAAAAACAAATTGAGGCTGCTTCTGAAAAATCCCTTTTAGGTTCTTTGTTTCGCAAACGTGAAATATTTTCAACCTTGATTCAAAAGGACACCTTATACGTCTTTGATGATGCTAGGGAAAAGTATTCACTTGAAGGCAATTGGCACAACAATGTATCCTTCAATATGGCGCAAAGTTTAATCCGGGTAAAAAGACAGCCAGGGGCCTATTTGAGTTCCGTTTTTTCAAAGTTGCCATTTACCACATTTTTCTTTTTACCGGTGTTCTCAATTTTCATTTGGTTGGCCTATATCAGAAAAAAACATACTTATACCGATCATTTGATCTTTAGTTTCCACAATCAATCTTTGTTCTTTATCTTGCTCATTATTAGCTATTTGATTGATAGTGTTTTTGGGATAGCCACCAATGGTATTTTTATCTTGATTTTTGCAGTTTACCTGTATAAGGCCATGCGAAATTTTTATGATCAAGGTAGGTTTAAAACTATTGTTAAATATATTTTCCTAAATACTATTTTCGTTATTTTAGCTTTTGTAGGAGCTGCACTATTGTTTGCAGGTAGTATGTTCACCTATTAA
- the apaG gene encoding Co2+/Mg2+ efflux protein ApaG, with translation MTTQVTKGIKISVKTNFEGTFFKNYKMHYAFGYTITIENQSKDSVQLTSRHWRIYDSLNDVETLDGEGVIGKKPVIKPGESHTYNSGCLLTSPIGAMKGHYNMINFSTTENFRVYIPTFKFSAPFALN, from the coding sequence ATGACAACACAAGTTACCAAAGGCATTAAGATTTCGGTTAAAACGAATTTTGAAGGCACCTTCTTCAAAAATTACAAAATGCATTATGCTTTTGGATATACCATAACGATTGAGAACCAAAGTAAGGATTCCGTTCAACTTACCTCTCGCCATTGGAGAATCTATGACTCCTTGAACGATGTTGAAACTTTGGATGGCGAAGGCGTAATCGGAAAAAAACCTGTAATAAAGCCTGGGGAGTCCCACACTTATAATTCTGGGTGTCTCTTAACTTCTCCCATCGGAGCCATGAAAGGTCATTACAACATGATTAATTTCTCTACGACAGAAAATTTTAGGGTTTACATCCCAACATTCAAATTCAGTGCGCCTTTTGCCTTAAACTAA